One region of Zootoca vivipara chromosome 7, rZooViv1.1, whole genome shotgun sequence genomic DNA includes:
- the NUDT3 gene encoding diphosphoinositol polyphosphate phosphohydrolase 1 isoform X2, whose amino-acid sequence MLWNWHMDLLFRKVLLVSSSRHPDRWIVPGGGMEPEEEPSVAAVREVCEEAGVKGTLGRLVGIFENQDRKHRTYVYVLIVTEVLEDWEDSVNIGRKRKWFQIDDAIKVLQYHKPVQASYFETWRQGCLANNGTPVVTTSFSKESALSDIR is encoded by the exons GTGCTGTTAGTGAGCAGTAGTCGTCATCCAGATAGATGGATTGTCCCAGGTGGTGGTATGGAGCCTGAAGAGGAGCCTAGTGTGGCTGCAGTGCGGGAAGTTTGTGAAGAG GCTGGAGTGAAAGGGACATTGGGAAGATTAGTAGGAATTTTTGAG AACCAGGACAGAAAACACAGAACATATGTTTACGTACTTATTGTCACAGAAGTATTGGAAGACTGGGAGGACTCTGTGAATATTG GAAGGAAACGGAAATGGTTTCAGATAGATGATGCCATAAAAGTTCTGCAGTATCACAAACCTGTGCAGGCTTCATATTTTGAAACCTGGAGGCAAGGCTGTTTGGCCAACAATGGCACTCCTGTTGTGACCACATCATTCTCAAAGGAGAGTGCACTGTCCGACATCAGATGA